Part of the Equus caballus isolate H_3958 breed thoroughbred chromosome 5, TB-T2T, whole genome shotgun sequence genome is shown below.
AGAGCAGGGCCAGCTGCATTCTCTGGGCCCTGCAGGTGATCCCTGGGgagggcctggggccagggcaTGAACTGCCTCACGGGAACTGGGCTCTGAGCATGGATTTCCAGGAGCTGACAGCGCCCCAGCCGGCCATGCTTTTTGGAGACAGGGACTTTGAGAAGCTTTGAAGGGAGCGATGAAGAGGGTGAGGTTGCTTTATTCAGaccctttgtttttctcctggaaGCTAATGACGGGGTGAGAAGACCCCTGGAGCAGGTGCCGGAAGAAAGAGGTGAAGTGTCTGAGTCTGGAGCTCTGCTGTCCAGGATcaggctgggcctgggccagATGCCTCTGCATGACCGCACCTCCAGGACCTGGGCTGCTGGCCaggcccctctgctctgctcttctgCGGGCTGATCAGTTCCATCACTCACTCCTCTGGGGCATTTGGTCTTATTTTCCAAATAGAGAACCGGGCTCCATGCTCCAGGACCTTGTTTCCTGCCTTTAAGCCTCTTCTTCCCTGTTTATGGCAAAGGAGCTGGGTCCATGCCATCTGCAGGGGGAAGGCCCTGAGCTGCAGGCCCGgggagcacagagagggagggagctgctCAGCACCCCGGGGTGCAGAGAATATGAAGCAGCAGGAGATCTGCTTCCCCTAAGAGAGACTAAGAGGGGCTGCACCTCACAGGAGGAACTTAGATTTGGGGAAGGACTTTGAGAATTACACCAATATCAACAACGCTCCAATGCACGAGGCACCTGCTACAGACCAGGCCCTGAGCTTCCCCTCTGAGAGGCTGAACTTGCCCTCCTGTGGGGACTGGTTAAGACCCCGAGCCCCTTCCACCCTCCCAGAGCCTTTCCTtcagccttctcttctcctgggTAGAGAATCatgactccttccttccttcttcatcccAAGGTGGTGCCCGGCCTCCTCACCATGTCCAGAGCCCCTCTGCTGGGAGGAGGCCTTGCCTCGGCCGCTGGGGCAGTTCGGTCCCTCAGGCTTGCTTAGGATCGAGGGGTTTCCTGGGATGCAGGACTTTCAGAGCAAAAGCCGGAAAGTCCAGAAAGGTTGGCCACCCTAGATGAGTGTCTGTGCTGGGCCATCAAGGCTCTCCTGTCTGAGGGAGACAGGCTCATAAATAGGCAATTACAGCAAAGCAGGTGAGCACTAAGCCATAGGGGACCCCAGAGGAGGGGAAGGCTTCCTGGCAGAGGCGTGTCTAGGCTGTCTTATAAAGAGGATGTAAGCctttaaagcaaagaaaacatgACAAGCAAAGGTGGGAGGAGGGATAAATGGGACACAGGCCTTGGGCTCCTGGGATCTGTGTGTTTCCTTCTTTGGTCCCTGCAGACACCTAACGATGGAAATCCCCGGGCCAGCCTgcatccccctcccccaagctGCACCCATGATGTGTGGAGCCTGTTCAGGATGCCCAGGTTTTTGTGCACTCTGTCCTGGCAAAGGCTGACCTGGAATTCTAAATGAGAGACATTCTTATTCAGAGAAGACCCCTGCTGGGGTGTTAGAGGTGGCCTTTGACGTGCAGGGCAGGGAACTGGGCAGAAGTGCCCCGAGGGGTGGTAAGCCTGAGGCCCTGAGGGAAACTGTGCTTTGATGGGGACaacaggaggagaagggagtAGGGAAAACAGTGGTCCAGGAAAGGTCCCAGGGCCCTGAATTTGGAGACCTCGCCCACCCTACAGAGACGGGACTCTAAGGAATGGAATCCTAGCCCACCCATCGCTTGGTGATGCGAGAAGTGGGTAGCGCCTAAGTTAAAAAATGTCACCTCTCAGGTATTCCCAAGGACTTAACAACCATTTGTATTCATTCATACATCATTTGTTTGGGGGCAAAATATCCCAGAACAGACCACCTCAGCCACGTGAACAACTTCCTGAATTCCAGGCCCAGGAGTCCTGTCTGATAAGTTCCAGGTCCATTACTCTTGCGTGGGACCCAGGAGTTCACCATCAGACTCTCTAGTCTGGACCCACTAAAGAATAAAGCAAATGTCACCCTGGTCCTCAGAAAGGAGCTGGACGAGTTCTCCCTGAGATGACAGGTAAGGCACAAGGTGATGTTTCTCAAAGTGCGTCTGGGCCCCTCTGCATCAGGATCCTCTGGGGAGCTCATTAAAAATGCAGTTCCCAGGCCTTGTTCTGGAAAAACCAAATCATGAGCcctggggtgggacccaggaatcAGCATTTGGAACAGTCACCCTGGGAGATTCTTCTGCTTAACGTAAAAATTCTCTCTTGAGGgtagtttctatttattttaataaaagacagttttatgtcaAAAAAATTCATCTCTACAGTAAAGTTTCCAAGATGAGTCTTAgtgcagagtttctcaaccttggcacaaTTGACATTTTGGagcagataattctttgttgtggggggctgtcctgtgcattgtaggatgtttaacaacATCCCTGGacactagataccagtagcatcCTACAGTTGTAccaactgaaaatttaaaaatatctccagacgATGCCAAACGTCCCTTAGAGGGAAAAATCTCCCCTCAAAGGGGATTTCTTTATCAAATCTGACCTGAGTCCAGCGTGTTGCGTGTGCTTCACCACCCCTGGAATGACCTCCAGAGCAGGCTCTGCCCACACTggaccccagccctcctccctatTTCCCAGCTGCAGGTGGGGCTGAAGCCAGTTCACACCGGCATCTCTCCGGGGTGTAGTGTAAAGCCAGCCCCTTTAGCACCTCCTGTTCCccttctccacccctcccccaatccTCCCCATTTCTGCCACATCTCGTGGATGCCTCCTGCTGCCCGGCCCCCTCCCAGGCAGGCAGACAGGGCAGGACCACGGAAGGGAAAGGCGGCATGAGGCTGTCCCTTACAAAGGGTGCCAACGAGGCTCCAAGGAAGAATTCTCCTTTTGTGAAAACAGgaagtttatttttgtgcttaTTCTAAAGTAAACACGGTCACAGTAGAAAAGTTGGCAAGtacaggaaaatataaagaagaaataaaggtcACTCCTAATTCCACCACCGGGACAGCCAATGTTGACACTCGGGGAGCTTCCCTGTTCGGCTATTCTGAACTACCCTGGCTGGTGTGCGGGCAGGACACCAGGTGGACAGGACACTTGTCCAGGGACAATAAAGGGCATCCAGTGTTCCAGGTTAAACGTCTGCTTTATTCAGATCGGGTGACCAGAGGCCCAGGCAGCCGATCTTGCAGGAGATGTCACCCCTGGGTGTCCCCCCGCGTCCCCCTTTAAGAATGTGCTCCTGCACAGCGAACATCAGAACTCATCCTTTAGGTCAAAATGGGGTTGGTCTTCAGGCTTGAAGTCCAGGTTGGGGCTGCCGTCCTCGTTGAGGATTCTTCGGGCCGTGTAGCCAACGATGGGATACTTGGCTTTGTACACTCTAGTGAAGACATCATCCAGGGATTCCAGCTCCTTGGCTGTGAGGCCCGTCTTGGGGAGAAAAGCCCAGGACACACAGAGGGTGGGGATGAGCGAAGCATGCCCGGCACTGGTTTCTGGCCGTCCCCCCTTACTCGCCCCACACCCCCGATgcaagagaaaaaatatctcaACAAACCAAATAATGGACAATTGGCTTTTGAAGAGACAATCCTGCGtgcgtgtgtgttggggaggTGGTGATGGGAGGGGAGCAATGGCTTCATCATGTTTTGCTGTTTGACTGATGTAGGAATTAAAGCCTCCGGAGCACCGGCGGCCTGGGGCCGGATGGGGGCGCACCCTGCCATCTGcatgcccctcctcctgcctgatTGATCCCACCGTTCTCTACACTCCTCCCATTAGAGATTTATACACCCTTCCCCCTCcttaatgttttcattgtttctgtAATGTTGCAGCGTAAGAGTCTGACTCATCTGAGCACAACTCGGGGGAATGCCAGCCTTTCTGTTGGGATCACTTAGACTCTGAATTGGGTTTTGTTAATGCCATTTTCTCCTTCATGGAAACATGAGCATGGGGGCTCAGGATTCATCTCCTGAGCGACCAAGAGTGGCCTGGGGAGTGGGTCTCAGAGACTAACAGCAAATCTGTAAGAGGCTGGGGGCTGTGAGTGTAGATGGTAAGGGAGATGGGGGTCGCGGCTGCCAAGGCAGGCTGGAGCCAAACTGTGAAGATCACTGCATTTGATCATAAGTTCACTGGAGTCTAGACTTGACTCTGTAGGCAacggggagccatggaaggtttcTGAGTAGGAGTGGCACGGTAAGATGTCTATTTCAGGAAGACAGCTGGCCACCACACCCAGTGGACTGAGATGTAAAGAGGCTAGTTAGGAAGCCTCGCTACTGCCCAGAGGTAAAAAAGGCCAtggccggggggtggggggcacgaCATTTTGACAAAGGCTCTTAAGCTGGCTCACAGTGTCATGGGTGAGGTCTGCAGGATCCAGGGACATCTTGGCCACCCCTCTGGTGGAGTCCTTCCCTGTCAAGGCATTGTAGGGGGCTCCTCGTCCATAAAACTCTGCagtggggagg
Proteins encoded:
- the NENF gene encoding neudesin, with product MAGPAPGRRLRPLAALTLVLALAPGLPAVRAGQAPRPAERGPPVRLFTEEELARYSGEEEDQPIYMAVKGVVFDVTSGKEFYGRGAPYNALTGKDSTRGVAKMSLDPADLTHDTTGLTAKELESLDDVFTRVYKAKYPIVGYTARRILNEDGSPNLDFKPEDQPHFDLKDEF